The Micromonospora siamensis genome contains the following window.
GCCAGTGGCGTCAACCCGCTGGACACCAAGATCCAGGCGGGCCAGGCCCCGCACGCCCGGGTCCGACCGCCGGCGGTGCTCGGCCTGGACCTCGCCGGGGTGGTGGTCGCGGTGGGTCCGGACGTCACGGACTTCGGGCCGGGTGACGAGGTGTACGGGCTCACCGGCGGCGTAGGCGATCTCCAGGGCTCGTTGGCCGAGTACGCCGCCGTGGACCGGCGGCTGCTGGCGCGCAAGCCGGCCGCGCTCTCCATGCGGGAGGCCGCCGCGCTGCCGCTGGCCCTGATCACCGCCTGGGAGGGGCTGGTCGACCGGGCCGGGGTCCACGCCGGGCAGAAGGTGCTGGTGCAGGGGGGCGCCGGCGGCGTCGGGCACGTCGCGATCCAGCTGGCCCGCTCCCGGGGCGCCGAGGTCTACGCGACGGGCGGCCCGTCGAGCATGGATGTCATCCAGAGCCTGGGCGCGGTGCCCATCGACTACAGCGTCGTCGGCGTGGAGGAGTACGTCGGGACGTACACCGGGGGCGAGGGGTTCGACATCGTCGCCGACAACGTCGGCGGCGCGACGCTCGACGCCTCGTTCGCGGCGGTGCGTACCTACCACGGACACGTGGTGAGCGCGCTCGGGTGGGGGTCGCACGCCCTCGCACCGCTGTCGTTCCGCGGGGCGACCTACTCCGGGGTGTTCACCCTGCTGCCCATGCTGACCGGGCAGGGCCGGGAGCACCACGGGGAGATCCTGCGCGAGGGCGCGGCACTGGCCGACGCCGGCGCGCTGCGTCCCCGGCTCGACGCTCGCCGCTTCACCCTGGACACCGTGGGGGAGGCGCACGACCTGGTCGCCCGAGGCGCCGCGCGGGGCAAGGTCGTCGTCGACGTCGACGCCTGAGGGGCCGTGGCCGATTCCGCCGCGCCGTCGAACCTTTGCCGGCCCGCGTACGTACCTGTGCGCGGGAGGTCGATCTCATGGCCGTACGCCGACTGCTCGCCGCCGCCCTCGCCGGCGCGGTGACGCTGCTGCCCGTCACCACCCCCGCCCACGCGCACGGTGCCCCCACCAGCCCGGTCAGCCGCGCGGCGGCCTGCGGTCCGGCGGGTACGGCGGCCGACACCCCGGCCTGCCTGGCTGCCGTGGCGGCCGGCGCGGCGGTACGCGAGTGGGACAACGTGCGGGTGGCGCGGGTCGACGGGCGGGACCGGCAGCGGATCCCCGACGGGGAGCTGTGCAGCGGCGGGCTGTCCGCGTACCACGGGCTGGACCTGGCCCGGGACGACTGGCCGGC
Protein-coding sequences here:
- a CDS encoding zinc-dependent alcohol dehydrogenase family protein, which translates into the protein MRAVVLREFGAPLRVDEIDRPSAGAGQVLVRVVASGVNPLDTKIQAGQAPHARVRPPAVLGLDLAGVVVAVGPDVTDFGPGDEVYGLTGGVGDLQGSLAEYAAVDRRLLARKPAALSMREAAALPLALITAWEGLVDRAGVHAGQKVLVQGGAGGVGHVAIQLARSRGAEVYATGGPSSMDVIQSLGAVPIDYSVVGVEEYVGTYTGGEGFDIVADNVGGATLDASFAAVRTYHGHVVSALGWGSHALAPLSFRGATYSGVFTLLPMLTGQGREHHGEILREGAALADAGALRPRLDARRFTLDTVGEAHDLVARGAARGKVVVDVDA